In Paroedura picta isolate Pp20150507F chromosome 1, Ppicta_v3.0, whole genome shotgun sequence, the following are encoded in one genomic region:
- the CNRIP1 gene encoding CB1 cannabinoid receptor-interacting protein 1: MARARRRRRRRRLLRSPSGGAGGRMSGAGSAMPALVRLSVALKVQPSDGPVFFKVDGQRFGQNRTIKLLTGAKYRLEVVAKPGALRATTMSIGTVTVPLEEKSRDAQMVVYNGIYDTEGVPHTKSGERQPIQVTMQLTDIGTFETVWQVKFYNYHKRDHCQWGNSFASIEYECKPNETRTLLWINKESFQ, translated from the exons ATGGCGCGGGCGCGGCGCCGTCGTCGTCGCCGTCGTCTTCTGCGTTCCCCGTCGGGCGGCGCTGGCGGGAGGATGTCGGGCGCGGGGTCGGCCATGCCGGCGCTGGTGCGGCTGAGCGTGGCGCTGAAGGTGCAGCCGAGCGACGGGCCGGTCTTCTTCAAGGTGGACGGGCAGCGCTTCGGGCAGAACCGCACCATCAAGCTGCTCACCGGCGCCAAGTACCGCCTCGAGGTGGTCGCCAAGCCGGGCGCCCTCCGCGCCAC GACCATGAGCATCGGGACAGTCACGGTGCCCCTGGAAGAGAAGTCCCGAGATGCCCAGATGGTGGTTTACAACGGCATCTATGATACGGAAGGAGTGCCTCACACCAAAAGCGGAGAGAGGCAGCCGATACAGGTCACCATGCAG CTCACAGACATTGGCACCTTTGAGACTGTCTGGCAAGTCAAGTTTTACAACTACCACAAACGGGATCATTGCCAGTGGGGGAACAGCTTTGCCTCCATCGAGTACGAATGCAAGCCCAATGAGACGCGGACCCTCTTGTGGATCAACAAAGAGAGCTTCCAGTGA